Below is a genomic region from Dryobates pubescens isolate bDryPub1 chromosome 26, bDryPub1.pri, whole genome shotgun sequence.
CCCTTGGCCCTGCACCTTCTGGACAGCTGATGCCCACCCTGGCCCATGCCTTGGTGTGGCAACTGGGGGCCAGAACTGGCCAGGGACTGATGGGccccagtgctgggtgcagggaggtgggggctgtgcctgggcactgGTGCTGCAGGGCCATAGCACTGGGTCCTGAGTCCTTGCTGGAGCCTGAGTGTGCCCGGAGCTCTGGATGCCAGAGCTGCCTCTTGCTCccttccctggggctggcaggatcGGTGCACCGGCTTCCACCCGGTCCCTGGGCATGGATCTTTGCCAGCACCATCCCTCGCCAGGACACACAGGTCTGGCTGTGCTACCACCCACACTCACTGTGTGCCTGCAGCCCACTGGCAGCCGTGCCAGCCCCTGGAGGTCCCAACGCTGACCCCAAACCCGTGCTGGGGGcacctgctgcctgtggcaccaGCGGCGGGGACAGTCGCGGGGCCTGCTGCCTGTTCCTGGGGCTGCGCCGTGCCGGTGCCACATGGGGCTGCTGGCGAGTCTGCTGCGGCTTGTGGCAAGGACGGCAGCACCGGCGCTGCCGGGGCTTTCCCTGCCGGCTGCCTTCCGGGAGCAGCCTTCCCTGGTGGCTCTGGCACGTGTGGGCACAGAGCACGCCGTGAGTGCGTGCCTCTGCGAGTGCCCACTCACAGCCCGGGCTGGCCGGGTGGCGCCGCGCACCGCCTGCTGGGGACCCTCTCCCGTCGGTGTGTCCCCGTGTGCGGGATGGAGTGctctggggtgtccctgctccctgcaggggtcGGCCCTGTGCCTGGGACAGTGCCCAGCCTGTGTCAGCTCTGGCTGGCGTCAGTGCCAGCGTGCCAGCAGGCTCTCCGCAGGGCCAGCCAGGACGACTCACGACTGGAGAGACTTGCTCTGCCCTCGGCTCCCTCAGTGCCTCACCTCCCATGCACCCTggtctgggcagcagcagcatcccggtggcacagctctgcctttgtcactgtccctgctgggtgcctgccctgggaggtgccaCATTCCTGGGTGCTCGCTGGGCCGGGCTGCCGCGGTCTCTATTTCCGTCAAGGTGGAGAGATCAGGCTGGaggctctgcctgggcagctgtgcccaCTGCTCAGCTGTGTGTCCCTGGCCACCAAAGCTGGGTGTGGTGGCAGGGGTCACTGACACGGGATTTCTGACACAGTGCTCCCAGCATGGGCTCCTCACGGGCTGTGGTTTTCTGTCGTGTGCAACCCCAACACAGCCCCTCCCTCACTCTCACGGTGCCCtgaaccccagcacccccaggatgagctctgcacctgctctggtgcctgcccagtgtggctgcagcctcaccaccaGTGCAGGACAGCAGGGGCTGCTCGAGAAGCCCATGGCAGTCGTCCTGGTGATCTCGGGGCGTTGGAGATAGCATGGAGAGATAGCGGGGGAAGAATGCAGCCCCGGTGGATTTTGGAGCTGTGGCCCTGCCCCCCTCTGGGGTGCGGGGCTGGGAGTTTCGGTGCCGCTGGGAATACCCAGGACAGCTCAGGGTTGTGGGAGATGCACCAAGGGCGGCCGCTGAACCACCGAGTGGCCACAGAGGCCACCAGTACAGTCCTGGCACAGGGGTCCCTTTCCCACCACCCATCCTGACCCTCTGTTCCCCACTGTTGTGGCTCCCCCACCAGGGTCGTGGCACCTCCTCTCAAACCCCACCCCGGCTCTGACTTTCCTGGCCTCTCCCCATGGAGATTTCTTCGCCCTCTGCTTCCCCCTTGGGACAGTAATTATGGCAGTAATTAGGAAGACAATTAATCCTGCTGGATGGAAACAGCTTAATctgtttctccctccttttgGCAGGTTTCACCCCACGCCCTCCCGTGTGCTGGggacctggctgctgcccaacccagcactgagagccctgtgctgccaggggtccagacccctgcctgggggctgagTAGGTTGTGAATGGTGTCCTGTGCCCAGGGGATATTCTTCACACTGGTCTGATGCAGCTGCTggacccccagcctgctgctgggggcagggagctgtgggggcacagggcacagctctgtgatggcAGCACCCGAGGAGGGGAGTGGGTGAGCCCATGCTGCAGAGGGTGGTgaggtggggggcacagggctggtggTGTCTTGTTGGGAAAGGGTGGGAGCATCCTGTCCTGCCAGACCTCCCTtccagggcaggggtggtggcACCCACAGGTTTAGCCTTGTGTGTGGGACCATCCCGCCTGGGACGCTTGCTGTCAGCCGGGGAGAAGGGCAGAAGGGGCACGACCCCCAAGCAGCTCTTCCCCGAGGATCGGcactgcagggagaggcaggagggcagcgcCGCAGTGTGCAGTGCCCCAGACTCTTCCCTGGGTGATGTCTGTGCCAGAGCCGGCAGCTTTCCATGCCCTGGAATGGGGAGTCTGGAGCCAAGATGCCCTGCCCGTCCCCACTGCGGGCTCGAGGGGCTGCGGGTGCTGgcggtgcccccagcccagcatggaatacgctgctgctgcctggtcaGGCTCGGCGAGAGCCACGCCAGGGCAGCCGTCCCGTCCTACCGGTCCCCCCGGCTCGAGGGCTGCGGCAGGGATGCTGCCAGAGcggcctggccctgcctgggtgcGGCTCGTTACCCACATGGCAGGAATTATTGGGGCTcaggcaccagccctgctccctctgccccgcCTGCGTACCTTAAATCCCTGCCCGCCGCGCCCGGACCCAGACCCGGCTGCCCAGGCCATCATGGAGCTGCTGCCCGgccgcctcctcctcttcctcgcagccctgctgcccctctcggCACGGCCCGGGCCGGCCTCGCATGTGGCTGGACGAGAGAAGCCAGGGACAGGTGAGTGCCCGGGACACGTCCTGCGATGCTTGGGGTGCGCTGACGCCTGGTGCTGCCCACTACTCTGTGTGGTGCTGGATGTCCGTGGGGGCACAGGACTGGGGGTGATCGGGGTCTggccctggggtgctggggagctgctcggCCCCGGCTCTGCAGCCCGTTCCAGCGTCTCGGTCTCTGTGCCCCGCAGTGAAGCCCGGGTACTGCTACCACATCGCGGAGGTGGAGGACCCGCTGGACAAGGGCTGCGGTGCCTGCCGCGGGGACGTCTCCTGCTCCCGCTGCACCggtgacagcagctgccctggtgccACCAAGTGCTGCCCCAGCAAGTGCGGCTACACGTGCCAGGAGCCGGTGCTgggtgagggacttttcctgGCGGCGTGGCGAGCGCAGtggggggtggcaggaggagggagtgaGCTGAGCAAACGGGGAAGGGGGTCCCTAGGTGGCTCCTGAGCTCTTGCCAGGTTCCCTAGATCCTGGGGCCACTGTGCTGTGGGCTGGAGGAGAACCAGGactgctggcacaggggggCATGGGACAagtgggtgcagagctggctgctggcagggagcgtTTGGCGGcggtgctgggagagctgagtcTGGCGATGTCTCCATCCCATCACCGGTCTCAGGCTGTTCCCCTTGCACCTCTCAGACTTCTGCTACCTGCCCTCGGTCTGCGGGAGCTGCAAGGCTCTGTTCCGCCGTTTCTTCTTCAACGcctccagccagcagtgtgaggaGTTCATCTACGGCGGCTGCGGCGGCAACCTCAACAACTTCGAGACCAAGGGCGAGTGCTCCCGGGCGTGCTCCCACGTCGGTAACTAGCCCTGTGCCCtatgccctgtgctgcagccggtggctgcccctgccccagcagtatccagcctggccctgctcctgaTGCCCCATCTCTCACTTCCAGGTGCTTGATAGCTCCAGCCTGGGGAGCGCAATGGTCTCTGCCCGGCCCCCGCCCAGGGTAGCTGCTGCCGCTGGTGGCCATGCCCCGGTGCCCACAGGGAGCCGTTTCCCACAGGGCTGGTGGTGATGAGCGCTGCTGCCCGAAGCAgatgtgcccagggctgtggctcaCCCGGGGATGCTGGCTGGCCCCAGGACAGGGGCATGTACCTGCCCCTCCTGCGCCGTGGTGCCTGGACGGAGAAGCCAGGCCCTCCCCTGGGCTGTGACACCTCAATACAAGGACAGGTGCTTGGATGAGCACGTCTGGGTCTTGTCCTTCCTGCCtgcatgggcaggagcaggcagtgcccaTCCCTTTGGGCCACCCTCCCTGTTGGCACTGGGTGTCTTCGGCAGCaccccctggcagccccagccaccacctgcagctcccacagcctctggaTGGGCTCCCAGCACCGGCTCTGCCCTCAAGCTGCCAATGTGACCTCTCTGGGAGCTGAAGTGATGAAGGAAGAACTGCCCCCACCTCAAAGGATGCCCAGGCTGGTGCctgtcctgcagcctgccccagacCTGAGTCTGTGCCTGCACCAGTCTGCTGGCCGTGCGGCACCAACCTGAGCccagtgtccccagccctggcaggaccCTTCCATTGCCAGGGCTCCTTCAGGTGCAGAAAGTTCTGTCCCAGGGTCTGGTCGGTACAGGCCAGTGCTGCCAAGACTTGGGGGAGGATGGAggtggctgggcacagcctttATTGTTGCAGGTGGTGGGGAGGGCACCGGCCAGCTGGGACCCTTCACCACCCCACATCCCCTGGCAAAAGCATcttcctgctctggaggagctgctctcaTGTCACACCACATCTGAAAAGGAGGACACAGACACGCTttcagggaccccaaggctgtGGAGTGAGGGACTGGCAGCCACAGTGGCAGCTGGGCATGGCCAGTGCTGGCAAGAGCTTCaacctgcccagcagcccaAAAGCGCATCGCTGCCTGAAGGAGAGtgatggggcagcagcaggacttgGCCCTGTGCTGACACTGAGCTGGCAGCATGCTGAAGGCTGTGCCCTTGACACACATATGCCCTGGTGCCAGCCTTGGTACTAGCTCTGGCTTGGGGGCCCTGGGTCCCCTTACCTCGGGGCACCTGTGTGCAGACGTGGCCGCAGCCGTTGCTGCAGCACTTGTGACCCCAGGGACACTCTGCATCGAGGCTGCACAGGTCCACGCACGCCCCACGGCCCTGGGGGACAGGGCacgctccctctctgcctgtagGGCACAGCACCCACCATGGGGCATCCAATAAATGCCACTTCATGGctccagggcagtgccagggtgctgcCTGGCCGAGGCACAGCTCACCTCCAGGGCTGTCCATGCAGATGCGGCTGCACCCAGCGTGGCTGCACCTCTGTCCCCGGGGACACTGTGAGTCGGCCTGGCACTCGTCTCTGCACCGCTGGGCACGGGGCCATGGCACGGCCGCAGTGCCAGGTTCTGTGGGCAGGAGAGGACCATTGTGTAGCGGCTCTGAGCTGAGGCCAtgcaggctcagcactggcatgggaagaggagaaggtaTGGAAAGAAGAACAGGGGTGtgtccctggcacagggagggtaTGAGACCccatgggcacagctgcctTGGCAGCCTTGAGCATGGGGCTCCCGCATGGTGGATGTGTGATGCCCtcagggagggagggtgggaTGCCCTTATGAGGCGAGATGCCCCTGAGGGGACCCTGAGCTCCATCCCcgctgggctcagctgggtaGGGGATcgcagcccagtgccagggccTGACCTGGCAGAGAGGCTGGCATGCAGACGTGGCCACAGCCGTTGCTGCAGCACTTCTGGCCCCAGGGACACTCCTCGTCAAAGCTGCACAGGTCCACGCACGTCCCTgcctccccagggatggggcacacTCCCACTCTGCCTGAAAGGGAAGCACCCGGCTGTGGGCAGCCCAGGGTGGCCCTGCATGGTGCCAGGGGTGCCTGGTTGGCtctcacctccagggatgtccaTGCAGACGCGGCCACAGCCGGTGCCGGTGCACCTCTGACCGCGGGGGCACTGTGAGTCGTCCTGGCACTCTGCCACGCACTGCGGCCCGCCCGGGCTCTctgcaggggcacagtgacctgCTGTCACCTAGCTGCCCTCGGGGAGCCAGCGACAACCTCCCCCCATAGAGGCTGCTCGGGTACCTGTGGGCATggccaggcactgccaggcacagccGGTGTGGCAGCACTTCTCCCCTTGCCCGCAGACGCTGTCATCCAGGCACTGGCTCCTGTGCCTGCGCCAGGGGTCCCAGCATGGCTCTGCCCGGGGGCACTGCCCGGGGTGCTCTGCAGGAGGGGGGCatccagaccaggatgttgCCCACTCTATGTGCCTACTCTGCCGTGCCGGTGGCCAGGCTGCCCACACTCACCTCGGGCAGGGCGGGCACAGTGCAGGGCACAGCCGGAGAAGCAGCACTTCTCCTGCCGGGGACAGTCCCTGTCGTGGGCGCAGGAATCCTGCTCCGCGCACGGCTCCGGCGCCTGCCTCGGCCTCACCCTCGGGCACTCACCAGGTTTGTctgagaggggcaggaaggggtaGCAGGGGCAGGCACGCCCCTGTGCCACATGCACACACCCTGGCACCTTCCCCCTGAGGGTCTGAGCACCTGCCCTGTGGCATCACCTCCCCACGAGGTTTGCCAGCGTGCCCGGTGGCGTGTGGCACTGCTGTCCCCCCCGACTGTCTCCTCACCTCGCTCAGGGGCCAAGCACACGCGgccacatctgctgctgcagcacttctcagcccctgggcactgccagtccCCAGTGCAGGGGGTACCACACGGTGCCACGGTGGGGAGTGCCTCCTCGGCCAAGGGGCAGATCCCAGGTTTCTCTagggacaggaggcagcagggctatGTGTGCCAGGgacaacagcagctctgccccacccAGACCTGTacccctggagctggggggggcctgcccgcagctgccctgcctggtgTGGGCACAAGTGTCTGTCACCTGGGGCCGGGGGCAGGCAGAGGTAGTCGCAGCCGCTCTGGCAGCACTTCTCCTGGCCAGGGCACTCCGTGtcctgccagcaccaggctctgcagTCGTAACTGGGGAAGAGCCCGGGCCGGGCTGGGCAGAAGccagccttccctgcagggcatgacagggggtggctgtggtgccccctggatggctgcacagacTCACACTGCAGCCCAACCACCCCCGCTGGGCACACAGCCCCCTTGGCACTGTGGCCTCAAGAGCACCTGGGTGCTCCAGGGACCACGGTGTGGCTGTGCCCCGTGGcaatgctgcagcacctcctcccATGGGAACCATGGGACTGGCATCAGGCTCCTCTGCCGAGGGGCACAGGGGCTGTGGAGAAGAATCACCCTTGCCTCAGTGGCTTGGAAGGTTTGGCTGTTGCCCATGTCCCACCTTGGTGCCCGGTCCCGCGCAGCCTGGCACACCAGCCGCCATAGCACAGCTCCCCAGCGCCGCAGTCTCTGTCACTCTGGCACCTTgtctgctcctgccaggctggcacGACTGTAGGGGTCCCTGGGAGGTGAACAGCtcaaggctgcaggcagggccaggaATGCCAGCAGGGATCGGGACACATCTGTCCCCTCTGCcaatcccagctctgctcagtgccctCCATCCTATCCCTCACCAGGACAGCAGCCAAGGAGGCAGCTTGGCACTGCCCAGTTCCTGCCCCAGCTGTACAGGCCACGGGGTCCTGACTATGGCATGACACAGCTTGCCCCTGGGgactcccaggtggccaaggtgcAGGTTCCCAGGGGTCCCAGCTTGGGTGGGTTGCCACAGCCCTTCC
It encodes:
- the WFDC3 gene encoding WAP four-disulfide core domain protein 3 — protein: MPQGRCSDPQGEDKPGECPRVRPRQAPEPCAEQDSCAHDRDCPRQEKCCFSGCALHCARPAREHPGQCPRAEPCWDPWRRHRSQCLDDSVCGQGEKCCHTGCAWQCLAMPTESPGGPQCVAECQDDSQCPRGQRCTGTGCGRVCMDIPGGRVGVCPIPGEAGTCVDLCSFDEECPWGQKCCSNGCGHVCMPASLPGQALALGCDPLPS